A single genomic interval of Pseudorca crassidens isolate mPseCra1 chromosome 19, mPseCra1.hap1, whole genome shotgun sequence harbors:
- the NUP88 gene encoding nuclear pore complex protein Nup88 isoform X3, whose protein sequence is MILELPKRWGKNSEFEGGKSTVNCSTTPVAERFFTSSTSLTLKHAAWYPSEMLDPHIVLLTSDNVIRIYSLREPQTPTKVIVLSEAEEESLILNKGRAYTASLGETAVAFDFGPLSAVPKNIFGQKGKDEVLAYPLYILYENGETFLTYVSLLHSPGSVGKLLGPLPMHPAAEDNYGYDACAVLCLPCVPNILVIATESGMLYHCVVLEGEEEDDQTSEKSWDSRADLIPSLYVFECVELELALKLASGEDEPFDSDFSCPIKLHRDPKCPSRYHCTHEAGVHSVGLTWIHKLHRFLGSDEEDKDSLQELATEQKCFVEHILCTKPLPCRQPAPIRGFWIVPDILGPTMICITSNYECLIRPLLSTVHPVSPPLLCTREDVEVAESPLRILAETPDSFEKHIRSILQRSVANPAFLKSSEKDTAPPPEECLQLISRATQVFREQYILKQDLAKEEIQRRVKLLCDQKKKQLEDLNYCREERKSLREVAERLADKYEEAKEKQEDIMTRMKKVLHSFHSQLPVLSDSERDMKKELQLIPDQLRHLGNAIKQVTMKKDYQQRKMEKVLSPQKPTITLSAYQRKCIQSILKEEGEHIREMVKQINDIRNHVNF, encoded by the exons ATGATATTAGAATTACCTAAGAGGTGGGGGAAGAATTCTGAATTTGAAGGTGGAAAATCAACAGTGAATTGTAG CACCACTCCCGTTGCTGAGAGATTTTTCACCAGTTCTACCTCTCTGACTCTAAAGCATGCTGCCTGGTATCCGAGTGAGATGCTGGACCCCCACATAGTGCTGTTAACATCAGACAATGTAATaag GATTTACTCTCTACGTGAGCCCCAGACACCCACTAAGGTCATTGTACTTTCAGAAGCAGAAGAGGAAAGTCTAATACTCAATAAAGG AAGGGCCTACACCGCATCTCTAGGAGAGACAGCAGTTGCATTTGACTTTGGGCCGTTGTCAGCAGTCCCGAAGAACATATTTGGACAAAAAGGCAAAGATGAAGTATTGGCTTACCCCCTGTACATCTTGTATGAGAATGGGGAGACTTTCCTTACATATGTTAGTCTGTTGCACAG CCCTGGGAGTGTGGGAAAGCTGTTAGGCCCACTGCCCATGCATCCTGCAGCTGAAGATAACTATGGTTATGATGCGTGTGCTGTACTCTGCTTACCATGTGTCCCCAACATCTTGGTGATTGCTACTGAATCAGGAATGCTGTATCACTGTGTTGTgctggaaggggaagaagaagacgACCAAACA TCAGAGAAGTCCTGGGATTCCAGGGCAGACCTCATTCCTTCTCTGTATGTGTTTGAGTGTGTGGAGTTGGAGCTTGCCCTGAAACTGGCATCTGGAGAGGACGAGCCCTTTGATTCTGACTTTTCTTGTCCAATCAAACTTCACAGAG ATCCCAAGTGTCCCTCAAGATATCACTGTACTCATGAAGCTGGTGTACATAGTGTTGGGCTAACTTGGATTCATAAACTTCACAGATTTCTTGGATCAG ATGAAGAAGATAAGGACAGTTTACAGGAACTAGCTACAGAACAGAAATGCTTTGTAGAACACATTCTTTGTACGAAGCCCTTGCCATGCAG gcagcCAGCTCCGATCCGAGGATTTTGGATTGTCCCGGACATTCTGGGGCCTACGATGATCTGCATCACCAGTAACTACGAATGCCTCATAAGGCCTTTACT aAGCACAGTCCATCCAGTGTCTCCTCCCCTGCTTTGTACCCGAGAGGATGTTGAAGTGGCAGAGTCTCCCCTCCGTATTCTGGCTGAAACCCCGGATTCCTTTGAAAAACATATTAGAAGCATTCTGCAACGTAGTGTTGCAAATCCAGCATTTTTGAA atcatCTGAAAAAGATACGGCTCCTCCTCCCGAAGAATGCCTTCAGCTCATCAGCAGAGCCACCCAGGTGTTCAGAGAACAGTACATTCTTAAACAGGACCTGGCAAAGGAGGAGATTCAGCGGAG GGTCAAATTGTTAtgtgaccaaaaaaagaaacaactagaAGATCTCAATTATTGTCGAGAGGAGAG GAAAAGTCTGCGGGAAGTGGCCGAGCGCTTAGCTGACAAATATGAGGAAGCCAAGGAAAAACAAGAAGATATCATGACCAG GATGAAAAAAGTACTTCACAGTTTTCACTCTCAGCTCCCAGTTCTCTCTGACAGTGAGAGAGACATGAAGAAAGAATTACAGCTGATACCTGATCAACTTCGACATTTGGGCAATGCCATCAAACAG GTTACTATGAAAAAAGACTATCAACAACGAAAGATGGAAAAGGTACTAAGTCCTCAGAAGCCCACCATTACTCTCAGCGCCTACCAGCGAAAATGCATTCAGTCCATCCTGAAGGAGGA GGGTGAGCACATAAGAGAAATGGTGAAGCAAATTAACGATATCCGAAATCATGTAAACTTCTGA